The following nucleotide sequence is from Phocoena sinus isolate mPhoSin1 chromosome 14, mPhoSin1.pri, whole genome shotgun sequence.
TGACAACCCACCGGGGAAGCACCGCGATGCCCCCCACTAGAGTGTCCCAGAGCCTGACAACCCACCGGGGAAGCACCGCGACGCCCCCCACTAGCGTGTCCCAGAGCCTGACAACCCACCGGGGAAGTGGGCGTAAGGATTGTTTCAGGTACTCTGTTTGGTCATTACTGAACACAGTTTAATCTGGGAATACCTGCATAGTTACTGATAAATTACTCTTaatccctcctttcttcctgcccATGTCACAGGCGTACGTGGATAATGTTGAGAAATTTTACCTAGCCAGTGTGGAGTCTGCTGATTTTGTCAGTGCTGCAGAAGAAAGTCGGAAGATGATTAATTCCTGGGTGGAAAGCCAGACTAACAGTAGGTTATGAGAGGGTCACTCCTTCAAAATCACTGTAGATTCCCCGCTGTGTGTGAACGCTGGGGCGGACACTGCATGGGGTGCCAGGAGCCGGGGTGAGATGAGATTGCAGAGGATGGAGGCGGGCACTGCAGAGGGTGGAATGGTCCACGTCAGTGTGGAGAGAAACAAGGGGAGCCCGGGAGGGATCCCAGGACCAGCTACCTGGAAACTCAGCTGAGTCTGTGGATGACAGTATCTCTATGGATCCCAACTCCCTGCTCAAACTTCAGGTTGATTcgcattttttctttaaattagagGCTTAACGTCTGGATTATGATCCCtaaaagataatattaaaagGGTTCCCTTATCCTTTGTTAACTGGGAGACGAGCCACTCTCCTGCCAACCACCCTTCTTGCCACCTGCAGCAGGAGCTGTCTGACCACTTCCCCATCCCCGCATCCTGCAGGGATGGCCACAGTCGTCCTCCCCAACCACGGAAGGCGGCTGGATGATGTCTCCGTTCTATGAATAATATCCTACCTCCCGTCCTAAATACAGGCCAAACCTACAACAACTCAACGTGGCAAATGAAGACAAAGACACCCCGGGACATGGTGTCTGAGTCCATGTTTTCGATTCTAGCGTTCATGTCATTTGTCCTAAAGAACATTCAGGCCCATTCCCTCTGAGTAGTGGGTTCAagtttgaaaaaatagaaagcaaagaagaaagggaagaagaaaagaagaatagaaggaaggatggaggtaACAGGAGAGGGTGGGGGTTATTGAGGGGACAGAGAGGgtagtagggagggagggagaaaactgACCAGTGGAAAGATCAGCTGAAATCAGTCCATCAGAATTCAGTGTGAGATGACTGATGTCACCCCAGAGACCAAACACGTTCCCAGTCAAAAGAAGGGGTGTCTGCATGAGGGCGACTCCATCAGGCTGGCGCCATGAGGAAAGCTTCACCTTGTGAACAGTCGGGCACAGAGTCCCTAATGTGGTGATTTGTGTGAATATTTAATCATCACTTGTAACTTTCAAAGCATCTTCCAGACAAACCACTTGTGCCTTTCATGACAaacctttgattttctttctttgcagaaAAAATCAAGAATTTCCTTCCCAGCGGATCTGTTGATAAATCTACTGTTCTGGTTCTGCTAAACGCAGTCTATTTCAAAGGGAAGTGGCACgaggaatttaagaaagaaaatactggGGAGAAACAATTTTGGCTGAACAAGGTATTGTCTATAAATTATGTATGTAACATAACATGCTACACATTCAGTGTGAAATTTAAATATCTAGTGATTAATATATAGCTGCTGTGGGTAGAAGATAGAATTTGTCAAGgcttattttcttgtcttttttttttttaactttatttagttGGGATTCCTTGAAGAAACTCTTGTCTCTAATTCACAGATTTCTGAGATCATCTCTTAGAAGGAGGATGTATTTGGTATTACACGAATATTACCTTTCTTTTTGACTTATGCTCACTTCACATTTTTTGCCACATGACTTTATTGTAGGATACAAGCAAACCTGTGCAGATGATGAAACAAACCAACCTTTTCAATTTCACGTCACCGGAGGACATGCAAGTCAAGATCCTGGAAATACCGTACGAAGGCCAAGAGCTAAGCATGTTTCTGCTGCTGCCCAATGACGTGGATGGTCTGCAGCAGGTAAAAGCTGGCACCTCCAATGCTGCCTACTATTGCTTAAATTCCTAGTGAGACAGTGCTCTTTGGGCTGCTCACAGACCGGTGCTAGTGGCTGGCAGAGCTCAAGCACACAACAGAACAATAAAGCCGATACCTTAGGTGTCACGGTATGATACGAATAGTGTTTCTGTACATCACAGGTCACATTAATATTCTGATGAAACTATGGAATGTCAGTtcacaaaaaatatatacctaGATACACACATAACTACTTTGCAACCATACGAACCTCTGATATATTCCAGTCCACTCATTTGAATACAAGGAGATTAACACTCATACATAGGTGACACATAGAAATATTTGCAAGTTCACTCACaagtaaaataaggaaattaaaaaaacaaagcggTTACATATTGCCCACTAATTCACAGTGCTTTTGTAGACGGTGGACAAATAGCTTTATCTTgatgcccactttttaattttgaactaTTTGGTCCCTAAGTGCTCAGAATGGACCAAAGGCTCATTCAGAACCTCATTGCTAAGATTTCAAAAAAGGGGGGGATTAGAGAATTCTCCTGTTAGCATTGTTATAATAAAGTTAGTAtgtaaaaatatcaataacaatATCTGGCATAAAAGGCCATAAGCCGTTACTATAATAGTCGATGATGATGTGGAAGCGGCAGTAAACTCGCCACACTCAAAATACATATCTCGTAACACTGGAAACTGGAAATCCTTAGGGAAAGCAATATGGCAGGAAATGTGAAGAGCCATCAGAATATTTCTGCTTCAGCTCTAAATTCCCCATTATCAATGACATTGGGAATCTCAGTCCTAGGATTTTATCCTATAACAACAAGTCTAAACAAGGGAAAAGCTTTTGGACAGAAGTGgctcaaaataatgaaaaattttaaatgaggaaaaatacaTGTTTGTATTACCTTAGGTTAGGTTAGGGACTGACATGCAGTGAATGCTTAAAAGGTATTAGGTAAAGATATATATACTGAATATCAATTTAATGGTAGCATTATGTAACAATGTAAACTTGATTAGAGAAACATATATCTATACaggaaaagtttacaaataaatgaagcaaggaaaaggaataaaagtagGCTATACGTTGTAAATGCACTATGTAAACATTTATGGACGAAAGAACATTGACAAGAGGTCATTTGAAAGTGAAGCGCGAAATAGAGAACGAGCCTAAGAAGTGGATAGCTCATCttctacaaataattttatttaaccattctgtttcatatatgtgtgcatatatatatatccatttgtatagatatttatacatatgcatatattattaatgtgtacatatatacataaaaataggaaagccatgaaaatataagaacatttatttgattatataatatatattcaggaCTCTGTTATTTTTACCTCCTCAGATAAAACCCTATCAACTGAATCTCCTGTATTTATGTTTTTACTGTTAAAGGATTTCCACGTTTCAATCCAACGTTAAGGGGGGCTCCGTGTCCACTGACAATCTTGCCAATTGTTCCCTTTTTCATTGTTACAGCTTGAAGATCAGCTCACTGCTGAGAAGTTAATAGAGTGGACGAACCCACAGAATATGAACCAGCGTGAAATAGAGTTACACCTACCTCAGTTCAAAGTGGAGGAGACCTATGACCTCAAGCCCATGCTGAAAGCCCTGGGGATGGTGGACGCCTTCACTGAGGGGAAAGCCGACTTCTCAGGCATGAGCAAGATACGAGAGCTGATGGTGTCGGAAGTCTTCCACAAGTCCTTCGTGGAGGTGAATGAGGAGGGTACAGAGGCTACAGCTGTGACTGGAGCAGTAATAGTTGCAACATCAGCAGTACTTCCAGACAGTTTCCACTGTGACCACCCTTTCCTGTTCCTCATCAAGCACAAAAAGACCAACAGCCTCCTCTTCTATGGCAGAGTCTCTTCCCCTGAGATGTGATTAGCCAGCGGCTACACTCGGGGCATACTCACAGAGCTGTTCCTGAGCCTTGATTGCTGGAAGTAACAGGTtgtctttgattcattttcctttccaaacTCATAATCATCACTAAGCTTGTGTTGGTTGAAATaccatgtctgtctgtctctctttttctacAAACCCATGTAAACCTACTGTTATCTCCCCATGGTAACTCCCAT
It contains:
- the LOC116739054 gene encoding serpin B3-like, which codes for MGGSKREVYSPDLTIRGTSAHRPSAHLCFLQAHRSSRLHQATMSSLGEGITHFAVDLYQQIRQSNKENIFYSPLSIMSAFGMTSLGARGHTASEIQKVLHVNEIAENTEGGGVIKDPVERPGNIHHQFQNLLTEFKKPTDAYELNVANRLYGEKTVQFLQAYVDNVEKFYLASVESADFVSAAEESRKMINSWVESQTNKKIKNFLPSGSVDKSTVLVLLNAVYFKGKWHEEFKKENTGEKQFWLNKDTSKPVQMMKQTNLFNFTSPEDMQVKILEIPYEGQELSMFLLLPNDVDGLQQLEDQLTAEKLIEWTNPQNMNQREIELHLPQFKVEETYDLKPMLKALGMVDAFTEGKADFSGMSKIRELMVSEVFHKSFVEVNEEGTEATAVTGAVIVATSAVLPDSFHCDHPFLFLIKHKKTNSLLFYGRVSSPEM